One segment of Paraburkholderia sp. PGU19 DNA contains the following:
- the hpxZ gene encoding oxalurate catabolism protein HpxZ: MIEINRPDVLAEINAAFDAYEQALVSNDVAVLDALFFDSPHTLRYGATENLYGYDAIREFRASRPGKGLERTVTARVVTTYGDAFAVANIEFRRDNEPRVGRQSQTWVKMPEGWRVVSAHVSWMGLASGS, translated from the coding sequence ATGATCGAGATCAATCGGCCCGATGTGCTCGCTGAAATCAACGCAGCATTCGATGCTTACGAACAGGCGCTCGTGAGCAATGACGTCGCTGTGCTCGATGCGCTCTTCTTCGATTCGCCGCATACGCTGCGGTATGGCGCGACGGAAAATCTGTACGGATACGACGCGATTCGTGAGTTTCGTGCTTCACGGCCCGGCAAGGGACTTGAGCGTACAGTGACGGCGCGCGTCGTTACGACATATGGCGACGCGTTCGCCGTCGCCAATATCGAGTTTCGGCGCGATAACGAGCCACGAGTCGGCAGGCAAAGTCAGACGTGGGTGAAGATGCCCGAAGGCTGGCGAGTGGTGAGCGCGCATGTGAGCTGGATGGGCTTGGCCTCAGGTTCGTGA
- a CDS encoding TolC family protein produces MPLTIGTPSCRRAPLRARSLFAALILTSVAAYAQETPVTLDAALQAATDHSAAMGAAQASVRASSEAAVRAGQLPDPTLKAGVDNLPVTGQQKYTIGQDFMTMRRIGIEQEWVSGDKRRLRSELANDLVDRERAGYLGQLANTRQQTAIAWLSAVYAKKGVSLQRQLVDHMTHELDATKASYRGAKATAADVTQAQAMLAQTQDQLLKAQQTLQTALIGLSRWTATPVPDVTGEPPAPQSYVSSLPPEELREVQPVLVAASRDIAVADADTAVANSNRSPNWTWEVAYQQRGGAYSNMVSVGVSIPLPINRKNRQDRDASEKAELATRARLMYEDAQRQVEADIRAQSATLASGRERIASLSNSLLPAAGQRVQLAAAAYRAGTGSLADTFAARRAQLEAELQVLDLQREVSQTWAQLEYQVVPASMSVSQ; encoded by the coding sequence ATGCCTTTGACCATTGGCACGCCGTCATGCCGGCGTGCGCCACTGCGCGCGCGTTCACTTTTTGCCGCGCTGATTCTCACGAGCGTCGCTGCGTACGCTCAGGAAACACCCGTCACGCTCGATGCGGCGCTTCAGGCCGCTACGGACCACTCCGCCGCGATGGGGGCCGCACAGGCCTCCGTGCGCGCCAGTTCGGAAGCGGCCGTCCGGGCCGGTCAGTTGCCCGACCCGACGCTCAAGGCCGGTGTCGACAATCTGCCGGTGACCGGGCAGCAGAAATACACAATCGGCCAGGACTTCATGACGATGCGCCGTATCGGCATCGAGCAGGAATGGGTGTCGGGTGACAAGCGCCGGCTCCGGTCCGAACTGGCGAACGATCTGGTGGACCGCGAACGGGCTGGCTACCTTGGCCAACTTGCGAATACCCGCCAGCAAACGGCCATAGCGTGGCTCAGCGCGGTCTACGCGAAGAAGGGCGTTTCGCTGCAACGGCAGCTCGTCGACCATATGACCCACGAACTGGATGCGACGAAAGCGTCTTATCGTGGAGCAAAAGCGACCGCCGCCGATGTAACCCAGGCCCAGGCGATGCTCGCGCAGACGCAGGACCAGTTGCTCAAGGCACAGCAGACATTGCAGACCGCGCTCATCGGCCTGTCCCGCTGGACGGCAACGCCCGTTCCCGACGTGACGGGCGAACCGCCGGCGCCGCAGTCCTATGTGTCATCGCTGCCGCCGGAAGAACTCCGTGAGGTGCAGCCAGTGCTCGTCGCGGCCTCGCGGGACATCGCGGTCGCCGATGCCGATACCGCCGTCGCGAACAGCAACCGTAGCCCCAACTGGACGTGGGAGGTCGCCTACCAGCAACGGGGTGGCGCGTATTCGAACATGGTGTCGGTTGGCGTCAGCATTCCGCTGCCCATCAATCGCAAGAATCGCCAGGACCGGGATGCTAGCGAGAAGGCGGAACTCGCCACCCGCGCGCGGCTGATGTACGAAGACGCCCAACGTCAGGTGGAAGCGGACATCCGCGCACAGTCCGCCACCCTCGCTAGCGGCCGCGAACGCATTGCCAGTCTGTCCAACTCCCTGCTTCCGGCTGCCGGCCAGCGCGTGCAACTTGCGGCTGCCGCGTACCGGGCAGGCACCGGCTCGCTCGCCGATACCTTTGCTGCCCGGCGTGCGCAACTCGAGGCGGAACTTCAGGTGCTGGACCTGCAGCGCGAGGTGTCGCAAACCTGGGCACAGCTCGAATACCAGGTCGTGCCGGCGTCGATGTCCGTGAGTCAGTAA
- a CDS encoding efflux RND transporter periplasmic adaptor subunit gives MQKKQLTRVALMAFAAAALLGAGYVAGTHRPASDGAGAVATTTTRGDKVDPKTGRKVLYWHDPMVPAQHFDKPGKSPFMEMQLEPVYADEGGGSTGIRIDPGLQQNLGIRYATARRQETSEGFDAVGTTQFDESQADVVQSRVTGYIDHLYASAPMQRIRKGAPIASLFVPDWLAPQEEYLSLRRGGMDMSLLEASRARMRALSIPDGVVAALDRTGKVQTHVVLSSPETGVVSELNVRDGAQVTPGQTLAKVAGLSKLWLIVEIPESLALSVQPGMSVDATFSGDPAQHFNGQIREILPGISASSRTLQARLEIDNTALKLTPGMLMRVRVGGQKSVSRLLVPSEAVITTGKRSVVIARNKDGRLQPVAVTVGNDVGSETEVLSGLSDGEQVVASGQFLIDSEASLKSVLPRLEGGAGVSPGVSAPASASAAAQTYETTGKVEKVTPQDITFSHQPVPALNWPAMTMSFSKPAPTAFPDVKAGQTVHFVFSQSGDGYQLEKVEPAGGAQ, from the coding sequence ATGCAAAAGAAACAACTGACACGCGTGGCCCTGATGGCGTTTGCCGCGGCGGCCCTGCTCGGTGCCGGCTATGTCGCGGGCACGCATCGTCCGGCATCAGATGGAGCGGGTGCTGTTGCCACCACCACCACGCGCGGCGACAAGGTCGACCCGAAGACAGGTCGCAAGGTGCTGTATTGGCACGACCCGATGGTCCCGGCCCAGCACTTCGACAAGCCGGGCAAGTCTCCCTTCATGGAGATGCAACTGGAACCCGTCTACGCGGACGAAGGAGGCGGCTCGACGGGCATCCGCATCGACCCGGGCCTCCAGCAGAATCTGGGCATCCGCTACGCGACCGCTCGCCGCCAGGAGACGTCGGAGGGTTTCGACGCCGTCGGCACCACCCAGTTCGACGAGTCCCAGGCGGACGTCGTGCAGTCACGCGTCACGGGATACATCGACCATTTGTACGCCAGTGCGCCTATGCAGCGAATACGCAAGGGAGCGCCGATAGCGTCCCTGTTCGTGCCCGACTGGCTCGCCCCGCAGGAAGAATATCTGTCGCTCAGGCGCGGCGGCATGGACATGAGCCTGCTGGAAGCGTCGCGCGCGCGCATGCGTGCGCTGTCGATTCCGGACGGCGTCGTCGCCGCCCTCGACCGGACTGGAAAGGTTCAGACACATGTCGTTCTGTCGTCGCCAGAAACCGGCGTGGTGAGCGAACTGAACGTGCGAGACGGCGCACAGGTGACGCCTGGCCAGACGCTTGCCAAGGTCGCCGGTCTCTCGAAGCTGTGGCTCATCGTTGAAATTCCGGAGTCACTTGCGTTGAGCGTTCAACCCGGCATGAGCGTCGATGCCACGTTTTCCGGCGACCCTGCGCAACACTTCAACGGACAGATCCGCGAAATCCTACCGGGCATTAGCGCCAGCAGCCGCACGCTGCAGGCACGCCTCGAAATCGACAATACCGCGCTGAAGCTCACGCCCGGCATGTTGATGCGCGTGCGCGTCGGCGGACAGAAGAGCGTCTCGCGTCTGCTCGTTCCGTCCGAGGCAGTCATCACGACGGGCAAGCGTTCTGTCGTCATCGCGAGAAACAAGGATGGCCGCCTGCAGCCCGTTGCGGTCACGGTTGGCAACGACGTCGGCAGCGAAACCGAGGTGCTGAGCGGATTGAGCGACGGCGAACAGGTCGTCGCCTCCGGCCAGTTCCTGATTGATTCGGAAGCCAGCCTGAAATCGGTCCTGCCACGGCTGGAAGGCGGCGCGGGGGTGAGTCCGGGCGTTTCAGCGCCGGCATCCGCTTCGGCGGCGGCGCAAACGTACGAGACTACCGGCAAGGTCGAAAAGGTCACGCCGCAAGACATCACATTTTCGCATCAGCCAGTTCCGGCTCTGAACTGGCCGGCAATGACGATGTCTTTCAGCAAGCCGGCACCCACTGCATTTCCGGATGTCAAGGCAGGCCAGACGGTGCATTTCGTCTTCAGCCAGTCCGGTGATGGTTACCAGTTGGAGAAGGTCGAACCCGCCGGAGGTGCCCAATGA
- a CDS encoding efflux RND transporter permease subunit, which produces MIARLIRWSIHNRFLVLLATVLVTAWGTYSVTQTPLDALPDLSDTQVIIKASYPGKAPQVIEDQVTYPLTTTLLGVPGAKAIRAYSAFGDAFVYVLFDDKTDQYWARSRVLEYLNQVQSRLPPGATVSLGPDATGVGWVYEYALVDRTARHDLGQLRALNDWFLKFELKSVPDVSEVASIGGMVRQYQVVLDPDKLRAYGITQTMVADSLRKANQESGGSVVELAESEYVVRSSGYLHSLDDFRHVVLRTNDAGTPVLLGDVARIQIGPETRRGIAELNGQGEVAGGVIVMRSGKNALTTIEAVKAKLADLKRSLPPGVEVVTTYDRSQLIDRAVDNLKDKLIEEFIVVALVCAVFLFHLRSAFVAILSLPLGVLAAFIVMRYQGINANLMSLGGIAIAIGAMIDAAIVMIENAHKHLEAFEHAHPDTSITAAQRWELIATSAAEVGPALFFSLLIITLSFIPVFSLEGQEGKLVSPLAYTKTYTIAAAAGLSVTLVPVLMGYLIRGRIPHENANPINRVLIRLYRPLLEATLRRPWLAIGVAVVALAATIVPVSRLGGEFLPPLDEGDLLYMPTALPSISTEKASELLQQTDRLIKTVPEVATVFGKSGRADTATDPAPGLEMFETTIQFKPRSEWRPGMTPEKLVDELDRTVKVPGLSNVWVPPIRNRIDMLSTGIKTPVGVKISGPDLTQIDRVAAQVEAAVKNVPGVTSALAERLNGGRYIDVDIDRLAAARYGLSVADIQSVVSSAVGGENVGEVIDGRERFPINIRYPREVRDSLEKLRQLPVVTDRGAQIQLGDVAHIAIADGPPSIRSENARLSGFVYVDIRDTDLQSAVKAMQRAVAEKVVLPPGYSIAWSGQFEYLERAAAKLRTVIPVTLVVIFVLLFLTFNSAADALLLMSTVPFALVGGFWLIWVLGHAVSVATSVGFIALAGVAAEFGVVMLLYLKGALNRRLEDGEPFTEALLLDAIREGAVLRVRPKAMTVAVVLAGLIPIMIGHGAGSEVMQRIAAPMVGGMVTAPLLSMFVIPAAWYLLQRRRARHVSHERFPEVVPSGTSVPCTETGEIR; this is translated from the coding sequence ATGATTGCGCGCCTCATTCGCTGGTCCATTCACAACCGGTTCCTGGTTCTGCTCGCGACGGTGCTCGTGACGGCGTGGGGCACCTATTCGGTGACCCAGACGCCGCTCGATGCGCTGCCCGACCTGTCCGATACGCAGGTCATCATCAAGGCCTCGTACCCGGGCAAGGCGCCGCAGGTCATCGAGGATCAGGTGACCTACCCGCTCACCACGACATTGCTCGGCGTGCCCGGTGCAAAAGCCATCCGCGCCTATTCGGCGTTCGGCGATGCGTTCGTCTACGTGCTGTTCGACGACAAGACGGACCAGTATTGGGCACGCTCGCGCGTGCTCGAGTATCTGAACCAGGTGCAAAGCCGTTTGCCGCCGGGGGCAACCGTTTCGCTTGGCCCGGATGCAACCGGCGTGGGCTGGGTGTACGAGTATGCCCTCGTCGACCGGACCGCGAGGCATGACCTCGGGCAACTGCGCGCGCTGAACGACTGGTTCCTGAAGTTCGAACTGAAGTCGGTGCCGGACGTGTCCGAAGTGGCGTCGATAGGCGGCATGGTGCGCCAGTACCAGGTGGTGCTCGATCCTGACAAGCTGCGCGCATACGGCATCACGCAAACGATGGTGGCCGACTCGCTGCGCAAGGCCAACCAGGAATCAGGTGGCTCCGTCGTCGAACTCGCCGAGTCCGAATATGTGGTGCGCTCTTCAGGCTACCTTCATTCACTGGATGACTTCCGCCACGTCGTGCTGCGCACCAACGATGCGGGGACGCCCGTGCTGCTCGGCGACGTGGCGCGCATCCAGATTGGACCCGAGACGCGCCGTGGCATCGCCGAACTGAATGGGCAGGGCGAGGTCGCGGGCGGCGTCATCGTCATGCGTTCGGGCAAGAACGCGTTGACGACCATCGAGGCGGTGAAAGCAAAGCTCGCTGACCTGAAGCGTTCGCTGCCGCCTGGCGTCGAGGTTGTCACGACTTACGACCGCTCGCAACTCATCGACCGCGCGGTGGACAACCTCAAGGACAAGCTCATCGAGGAGTTCATTGTCGTCGCGCTGGTCTGCGCGGTCTTCCTGTTTCATCTGCGCAGCGCGTTCGTGGCCATCCTGTCGCTGCCACTCGGTGTGCTGGCCGCGTTCATCGTCATGCGCTATCAGGGCATCAATGCGAACCTGATGTCGCTTGGCGGCATTGCGATTGCTATTGGCGCGATGATCGACGCGGCCATTGTGATGATAGAGAACGCGCACAAACACCTGGAGGCGTTCGAGCACGCGCATCCGGACACGTCGATAACCGCCGCGCAGCGCTGGGAACTGATTGCGACATCCGCTGCCGAGGTCGGGCCCGCGCTGTTCTTCTCGCTGCTCATCATCACGCTGTCCTTTATTCCCGTGTTTTCGCTGGAAGGACAGGAAGGCAAGCTCGTCTCGCCGCTGGCGTACACGAAGACGTACACGATTGCGGCCGCAGCCGGCCTCTCCGTGACGCTCGTGCCTGTGCTGATGGGCTATCTCATACGAGGCCGCATTCCGCATGAAAATGCCAACCCCATCAACCGCGTACTGATTCGACTGTACAGACCGCTGCTCGAGGCAACGCTTCGACGCCCATGGCTTGCGATCGGTGTCGCCGTGGTCGCACTGGCTGCGACCATCGTGCCGGTTTCACGTCTTGGCGGAGAGTTCCTGCCGCCACTCGACGAAGGCGACCTGCTGTACATGCCGACCGCGCTGCCAAGCATTTCGACCGAGAAAGCGAGTGAACTGCTGCAGCAGACCGACCGGCTCATCAAGACCGTGCCGGAGGTGGCGACCGTGTTCGGCAAATCGGGACGCGCCGACACCGCCACGGACCCTGCGCCGGGTCTCGAGATGTTCGAAACGACGATTCAGTTCAAGCCCCGTAGCGAGTGGCGCCCCGGCATGACGCCGGAGAAGCTGGTCGATGAACTGGACCGGACGGTGAAGGTGCCGGGTCTGTCGAATGTATGGGTTCCGCCTATCCGCAACCGGATCGACATGCTGTCGACGGGCATCAAGACGCCTGTCGGCGTCAAGATTTCGGGCCCCGACCTGACGCAGATCGACCGCGTCGCGGCGCAGGTCGAAGCGGCGGTGAAGAATGTGCCGGGCGTGACTTCTGCGCTCGCCGAGCGGCTGAATGGCGGCCGGTACATCGACGTCGATATCGACCGGCTTGCGGCTGCGCGGTATGGCCTTTCGGTGGCGGACATCCAGTCGGTCGTCTCGTCGGCGGTGGGTGGAGAAAACGTCGGCGAGGTGATTGACGGCCGTGAGCGCTTTCCCATCAACATCCGCTATCCGCGCGAAGTCCGGGACTCGCTTGAGAAGTTGCGGCAACTGCCCGTTGTCACGGACCGGGGCGCGCAGATCCAGCTCGGCGATGTGGCGCATATCGCCATTGCCGACGGCCCGCCGTCGATTCGCAGTGAGAATGCGCGGCTTTCCGGCTTTGTCTATGTCGACATTCGCGATACGGATCTGCAGTCGGCCGTGAAGGCGATGCAACGCGCCGTCGCGGAAAAGGTTGTGTTGCCGCCGGGGTATTCGATTGCGTGGTCGGGTCAGTTCGAGTACCTGGAGCGCGCGGCGGCGAAGTTGCGCACGGTCATTCCGGTGACGCTCGTCGTCATCTTCGTGCTGCTGTTCCTGACTTTCAACTCGGCGGCCGATGCGTTGCTGTTGATGTCGACGGTGCCGTTTGCGCTGGTCGGCGGGTTTTGGCTTATCTGGGTGCTGGGGCATGCGGTATCGGTTGCCACGTCGGTCGGCTTCATTGCTCTCGCGGGCGTCGCGGCCGAATTCGGTGTCGTGATGCTGCTGTACCTGAAAGGCGCGCTTAACCGCCGGCTGGAAGATGGCGAACCGTTCACTGAAGCTTTGCTACTCGATGCGATTCGCGAAGGCGCGGTGCTACGTGTCCGGCCCAAAGCGATGACGGTCGCGGTGGTGCTTGCGGGTCTCATCCCCATCATGATTGGACATGGTGCCGGGTCGGAGGTGATGCAGCGCATTGCTGCGCCGATGGTGGGCGGCATGGTCACTGCACCGCTGCTGTCGATGTTCGTTATTCCCGCAGCCTGGTATCTGTTGCAGCGCCGTCGCGCGAGACATGTGAGTCATGAGCGGTTCCCCGAAGTAGTCCCTTCTGGCACGAGCGTGCCTTGTACCGAAACTGGAGAAATTCGATGA
- a CDS encoding copper-binding protein has translation MKKLIVASAVLAAVLVAPAFAGDDMAGMNMSAPSASTKAALTDAEVKKVDAETGMVTLKHGALENVGMPAMTMAFKAKDAAMVKQVHEGDKVKVRIESVNGMLTIVKMEKRS, from the coding sequence ATGAAAAAACTGATTGTTGCGTCTGCTGTGCTTGCAGCTGTCTTGGTTGCTCCGGCCTTTGCCGGTGACGATATGGCTGGCATGAATATGTCCGCGCCGTCCGCCTCGACAAAGGCCGCACTCACCGATGCGGAGGTCAAGAAGGTGGATGCGGAGACTGGCATGGTGACGCTGAAGCACGGTGCGCTGGAAAACGTCGGCATGCCGGCGATGACGATGGCATTCAAGGCCAAGGACGCTGCGATGGTCAAGCAGGTGCACGAGGGCGATAAGGTCAAGGTTCGGATCGAAAGCGTCAATGGTATGTTGACCATCGTGAAGATGGAGAAGCGGTCTTGA
- a CDS encoding VOC family protein, translated as MSNGQRTVDMKLEVVVIPVADVDRAKQFYTQLGWRLDVDLAKGDQFRVVHFTPPGSHCSILFGNGVTTEEPGSVQGLHLIVSDVEAARAELVERGVEVSEVFHDIGGVFHHAGEEGRLGGPHPSRATYGSFASFSDPDGNGWVFQEVTTRLPGRVEAGDTTFGSSKELAGALRRAAAAHGEHEKKTGQHDENWADWYAEFMVREQVG; from the coding sequence ATGAGCAATGGACAGAGAACGGTCGACATGAAACTGGAAGTCGTTGTCATTCCCGTGGCGGACGTCGACCGCGCGAAGCAGTTTTACACGCAGTTGGGTTGGAGGCTCGACGTCGATCTCGCGAAAGGCGATCAGTTTCGGGTCGTGCATTTCACGCCGCCAGGCTCGCATTGTTCGATCCTGTTTGGCAACGGCGTGACGACGGAAGAGCCCGGTTCTGTGCAGGGACTTCACCTCATCGTGTCGGACGTGGAGGCGGCGCGCGCGGAACTCGTGGAGCGGGGCGTCGAGGTGAGCGAGGTTTTTCACGACATCGGCGGCGTATTCCATCACGCTGGTGAAGAAGGGCGTTTGGGCGGCCCGCATCCGTCGCGCGCGACCTATGGTTCGTTCGCTTCGTTCAGCGACCCCGACGGAAATGGCTGGGTTTTCCAGGAAGTGACGACGCGACTCCCCGGCCGGGTGGAGGCGGGCGACACGACATTCGGTTCGTCGAAGGAACTTGCGGGTGCGCTTCGCCGTGCTGCCGCCGCGCATGGCGAACATGAGAAAAAGACCGGTCAGCATGATGAGAACTGGGCTGACTGGTATGCCGAGTTCATGGTCCGGGAGCAGGTCGGGTAG
- a CDS encoding Xaa-Pro peptidase family protein: MAECEVIDAAVDSTRRDSTLHDVRAYRLARVQEQLRKANCPAILLYDPVNIRYATDTSNMQIWTGRNPSRYVMVFADGRVIGWEFHSCEHVWKGLNLNVELRHAISWTFFNAGHDAERRAKTWSAEIVDVLSTHAPNESRLAVDRLDPFGAACLAESGVTLLDGQAMMELARSIKSPDERVLMRESIRACEKGIERMHRELRPGITEQDLWAHLHYENIRHGGEWIETRLLSSGDRTNPWMQECSARVLQHGELLAFDTDMVGPNGYCADISRTWTVGHTRPTDEQRRLYETAYSQVHFNMGLLRAGMTFREFSEKAWKIPDAYLKNRYSCIAHGIGMVDEYPSIAHQVDWESGGYDGQFEAGMTLCVESYIGADGGSEGVKLEQQVVLTDHGCEPLTSCGFETDWL, encoded by the coding sequence ATGGCTGAATGCGAGGTCATCGACGCGGCTGTCGATTCGACGAGAAGGGATAGCACGCTGCACGATGTCAGGGCGTACCGCCTGGCGCGCGTGCAGGAGCAGCTGAGAAAGGCCAACTGTCCCGCCATATTGCTCTATGATCCGGTGAATATCCGCTACGCCACGGATACGTCGAACATGCAGATATGGACGGGACGCAACCCGTCGCGGTATGTGATGGTATTCGCTGATGGCCGCGTCATCGGTTGGGAGTTTCATAGCTGTGAGCATGTGTGGAAAGGGCTGAACCTGAACGTCGAGTTGCGTCATGCGATCAGTTGGACGTTCTTCAACGCCGGGCACGACGCCGAGCGCCGCGCGAAGACATGGAGTGCGGAAATCGTCGATGTGTTGAGCACACATGCGCCGAACGAATCGCGTCTTGCGGTCGATCGGCTCGATCCATTCGGTGCGGCTTGCCTTGCCGAAAGCGGCGTGACGCTGCTGGACGGGCAGGCGATGATGGAGCTGGCGCGAAGCATCAAGTCGCCGGATGAACGGGTGCTGATGCGCGAGTCGATACGTGCGTGCGAGAAGGGCATCGAGCGCATGCATCGCGAGCTTCGGCCGGGCATCACCGAGCAGGATCTTTGGGCGCATCTTCACTACGAAAATATCCGCCACGGAGGCGAGTGGATTGAAACGCGCCTTCTGTCTTCGGGCGACCGGACCAATCCGTGGATGCAGGAATGTTCTGCGCGCGTTCTGCAGCATGGGGAATTGCTGGCCTTCGACACCGACATGGTCGGGCCGAATGGCTACTGCGCGGATATCTCCCGGACGTGGACAGTCGGCCATACTCGACCGACAGACGAGCAGCGCAGGCTCTATGAAACAGCCTATTCGCAGGTTCATTTCAACATGGGTCTGCTGCGTGCGGGGATGACATTCCGCGAGTTCTCGGAGAAAGCATGGAAAATTCCAGATGCGTATCTGAAGAACCGATATAGCTGCATTGCGCATGGTATTGGCATGGTGGACGAATATCCGTCCATTGCGCATCAGGTCGATTGGGAAAGCGGTGGCTACGACGGCCAGTTCGAAGCAGGCATGACGCTCTGCGTCGAGAGTTATATCGGCGCGGATGGCGGCAGCGAGGGCGTGAAACTCGAACAGCAAGTCGTGCTCACGGATCACGGTTGCGAGCCACTCACATCATGCGGCTTTGAGACGGACTGGCTGTAG
- a CDS encoding hybrid-cluster NAD(P)-dependent oxidoreductase, translated as MNSVERVFDPAPDAADRFTDASTWESGGRLWPSNERRVLTCCRVVDETHDVKSFEFRAGDGLPVRFEPGQFLTVSANVKGQSVERCYTISSPPTRPWLLSITVKRVPGGVMSNWLHDNMRPGNQLQAYGPSGTFTPTGTGVTKSLYLSAGSGVTPLMSMTRASIDLGLDRDIAFVHSARTPADIVFRNELRRLAKLSPRLRLFFVCEGVGDETDWTGETGRLSLALLAKWIPDYAEREVFTCGPAGYMGAVREILREGDHDPARYHQESFDIAADIVVQVPAPRSSESAVSQETYTVRLSRSARSFTMTATETVLAAAKKAGVPIPSSCSQGVCGTCKTKLLEGSVDMQHNGGIRDREVVKGFRLLCCSRPTSDLVLEL; from the coding sequence ATGAATTCTGTCGAAAGGGTATTCGACCCGGCGCCCGATGCAGCGGACCGGTTCACTGATGCCAGCACGTGGGAGTCCGGCGGCAGGCTCTGGCCGAGCAACGAGCGGCGAGTGCTGACGTGCTGCCGCGTGGTGGACGAAACGCATGATGTGAAAAGTTTCGAGTTCCGCGCGGGCGATGGCTTGCCCGTGCGCTTCGAGCCGGGGCAATTCCTGACGGTGTCGGCGAATGTGAAGGGGCAATCCGTCGAGCGGTGCTACACAATCTCGTCGCCGCCGACGCGTCCCTGGCTGCTGTCCATCACGGTCAAGCGGGTGCCGGGCGGCGTCATGTCCAACTGGCTTCACGACAACATGAGGCCGGGAAATCAGTTGCAGGCGTACGGGCCGTCGGGCACCTTCACGCCGACGGGTACTGGCGTGACGAAGTCGCTGTATCTGTCGGCGGGTTCGGGCGTAACGCCGTTGATGTCGATGACGCGCGCCAGCATCGACCTTGGCCTCGACCGCGATATCGCGTTCGTGCACAGCGCGAGAACGCCCGCCGATATCGTCTTTCGCAACGAGTTGCGCAGGCTCGCGAAGCTGTCGCCGCGTCTTCGGCTGTTCTTCGTATGCGAAGGTGTCGGCGATGAGACCGACTGGACGGGAGAGACAGGCAGGCTCAGTCTCGCGCTTCTTGCAAAGTGGATTCCCGACTATGCGGAACGCGAGGTATTCACTTGCGGACCGGCAGGCTATATGGGCGCGGTGAGAGAGATTCTTCGCGAAGGCGATCACGATCCGGCGCGCTACCACCAGGAAAGTTTCGACATCGCGGCCGATATCGTCGTGCAGGTGCCGGCGCCGCGTTCGTCCGAGAGCGCTGTGAGTCAGGAAACGTACACCGTCAGGCTGTCACGCTCGGCGAGGTCGTTCACGATGACCGCGACGGAAACGGTGCTCGCCGCAGCGAAAAAGGCGGGCGTGCCGATTCCATCGTCGTGCAGCCAGGGCGTATGCGGAACCTGCAAGACGAAGCTCCTTGAAGGTTCGGTCGATATGCAACACAACGGCGGGATTCGTGACCGTGAAGTCGTCAAGGGCTTCAGGCTTCTATGTTGCAGCCGTCCGACGTCCGATCTGGTGCTGGAGCTTTGA